The genomic region TGATGAAGCCAGTGCGCTGAATGATCGGGAAGAAATGGCACCCCTGCCGTGCCGATGTCCCTGTTGCAGGGTGGCAGGAGTGCGAAAAAACGGCGAGGGCATTGCGCCCCCGCGTGGGTCCGTCATCAGGCCTGGGTGTAGGCCGTCTTCACGGTGGTGTAGAACTCGGCGGCGTAACGGCCTTGCTCGCGTGGGCCGTAGCTGCTGCCCTTGCGGCCACCAAACGGCACGTGGTAGTCCACGCCAGCGGTGGGCAGGTTCACCATCACCATGCCCGCCTGGGCGTGGCGCTTGAAGTGGGTGGCGTATTTCAGGCTGGTGGTGGCAATGCCGCTGGCCAGGCCAAAAGGCGTGTCGTTGGCCAGGGCCAGGGCTTCGTCGTAGCCCTTCACACGCTGGATGCTGACCACGGGGCCAAAGATTTCTTCGCGGTTGATGCGCATCTCGGGCGTGGTTTCAGTGAACAGGGCGGGGCGCAGGTAGTAGCCTGGTGCGCCGTCTGCGTTGGTGGCGAGGGCTTCGCCGCCGTGCAGCTTGGCACCTTCCTTCTGGCCGATGGCGATGTACTCCAGGTCTTGCGCCAGCTGGCGGTCGTCCACCACTGGGCCGATGTCGGTGCCGGCCTTGCGGGCGTCATCTACCTTCAGGGTCTTCATCTTTTCGATCATGGCGGCCACGAAGCGGTCGTGGATGCCCTCGGTCACGATCACGCGGCTGCTGGCGGTGCAGCGCTGGCCGGTGGAGAAAAAGCCGCTGTTGATGGCGGCACCTACGGCCACGTTCAGGTCGGCATCGTCCAGCACCACAAACGGGTTCTTGCCGCCCATCTCCAGTTGCACCTTGGCACCACGGCCCACGCAGGCAGCCGCCACGCGCTGGCCAGTGCCGACGGAGCCGGTGAAGCTCACGCCCGCGATGCGCTCGTCTTCGAGCAGCACGGCGCCCACTTCAGAGCCACGGCCCATCACCAGGTTGAACACGCCTGCGGGCAGGCCTGCGCGGTGCAGGATGTCGGCCAGCGCCCAGGCCGAGCCAGGCACCACCTCTGCGGGCTTGAACACCACGGTGTTGCCATAGGCCAGGGCCGGGGCAATCTTCCAGGCGGGGATGGCGATAGGGAAGTTCCAGGGGGTGATCAGACCGATCACACCCAGGGGCTCGCGGGTGATTTCCACGCCCACGCCAGGGCGCACCGACGGCAGCACTTCGCCACCGGGGCGCAGTGCTTCGCCAGCAAAGAACTTGAAGATGGCTGCAGCGCGGCCCACTTCGCCAATCGCTTCGGGCAGGGTTTTGCCTTCCTCGCGGGCCAGCAGGTCGCCCAGCTCGGCCTTGCGGGCGATGATTTCGTTGCCCACCGCGTCCAGGATGTCAAAGCGCTGCTGGGGTGTGGACAGGCTCCAGGCCGGGAAGGCAGCGTGCGCGGCTGCCACGGCTTGCAGCGCCTGTTCGCGGCTGGCCACGGCGTAGTCACCGATCACATCGCGCGTGTCGGAGGGGTTGGTGTTCTGGTAGGTGCGGACGCCTTCGGTCCATTGGCCGCCAATGAGGTTCTGTTTCATGGTCATTTGGGTGGGTTGGTAAAAATAAGAGAGCTTTCCAGGGCGCGTTCAATACGCGGCAGAGACCAGTTGGCCAGTGCGCTCAAACGCTTCCAGGTTGTCCATCACCCGCTGGCCCATGGCTTGGCGGGTTTCGTGCGTGGCGCTGGCAATATGCGGCAGCAGCACCACGTTGTCCATGCCCATCAGGGCGTCGGGCACGTGGGGCTCGTTCTCGAACACGTCGAGTCCGGCACCAGCGATGCGACCGTCCTGCAGCGCGCGGATCAATGCGGCTTCATCTACCACCGTGCCGCGTGCCACGTTGATGAGAAAGCCTGTGGAGCCCAGCGCATTGAGTACGTCTTCATTGATGAGGTGTCGCGTGGCGGGGCCGCCAGACGTGACGACGACCAGAAAGTCGCACCAGGCCGCCAGATCGACCAGCGATGCCTCGTAATGCCAAGGCACTCCTGCCACGGGCCGACGGCTGTGGTAGCGCACTTCCATGTCAAAGCCCAGGCTGCGCCTTGCAATGGTCTGGCCGATGCGGCCCAGGCCCACCACGCCCATGCGCGCACCACTGACCTTGCGCCCCAGTCCAAAGCTGTTGCCTCCCAGCCGGGCCCACTGGCCTGCGCGCACAAATCGGTCCGCCTCTGTGGTGCGGCGCGCCACATCCAGCATCAGTGCGAAAGCCGTGTCTGCCACGCAGTCGTTGAGAACGTCGGGCGTGTAGCCCACGGCAATGCCGCGCGCCTGGGCTTCCTTCACGGGGATCTTGTCCAGGCCCACGCCAAAGCTGGAGATGACCCGGACCGATGGCAATGACTCCAGATAGTGCGCGGGCAAGCCGATGGCTGCGCTCGTCACAACGGCATCAAACTGGGCACCGTGTGTCGCCAGAAATGCCTGGGCATCGGCTTCGTCAGCCAGCCGGTGAACAGAGTAGCGGGCGTGCAAGGCCTGATCCAGGGCTGGCACGAGCTTGCCCGCCTGCAGTACACGTTGCAAAGGTTGCATGGTCGGTCCGGTAAATGATGGGTAAGAGTATCAGGCGGGGCGCACGGCCTGGCGGGCCAGCAGACGCCATTGGCTGCCGTCCTTTTGCCACACCGTGAGGACCTTGATGGTCACATTGCCGGGCTTGCCACCATCATTGGTTGCGCCCGACAGCGTGTGGCGCACCACGGCCACGTTGCCCGACACGCTGATGGTCTGGTCCGACAAGGTGATGGACACGAAATCAGAGGAGCCATCCATCAGCGCTGCAATGAAGCTGGCCTGGGTGTCAATCTTGCCGCCGGAGTGCCCGTAGCTCAGCAGCGGGCTGGTCAGGTCTTTGAGCACGGCCTGGTCCGGGTCCACCATGGCTGCGCGCAGTTTCTCCACCACAGAGGCCACGGCTTGCTCATCGGGGGTGGCCTGGGCGTGTGCCACCAGGGGGGCTGCGATCAGCGCTGCAGCCAGGGTGACGCCTTGAGCGCAGCGATAGGTCCAATGGGAAGCGGAAGCGATAGGGTTCATGAGTGTCTCCTCGGATGGTGGTTGGATAAAGCAGAAAGCCCCAGTGGGCTGGGGCCGGGATGGCGCTTGGAACCTGTTGAGCAGTTCGTGCGCCTTGTGGTTATGGGTTCTGCGCAGGGCGGTTTACTGGGGGCCCAGGGGTGCCATCAGTGCGCGCAGTTGCTCCACTTCGGCAGGCTTCAGGTCAGACAGCGGTGGGCGCACAGGGCCGGCGCTGTGGCCTGCGATGGTGGCACCCGCCTTGACGATGGATACCGCATAGCCTTCACCCTGGTTGCGCAGTGCGATGTAGGGCAGGAAGAAGTCGCGGATCAGGCGGTCGCAGGTCGCAGTGTCGCCCGCAGCGTGGGCGTTGTAGAACTCCATCGCTGTCTTGGGGATGAAGTTGAACACGGCCGACGAGTACACGGGGCAGCCCATGGCCTTGTAGGCACCTGCAAACAGCTCGGCGGTAGGCAGGCCGCCCAGGTAGGCAAAGCGGTCACCCAGGGTCTGGCGGATGCTGACGAACTTCTCGATGTCGCCAATCCCATCCTTGAAACCGATCAGGTTAGGGCAGGTGTCGGCCAGCACTTGCAGGCTGGCAGGTGTCAGGCGGCAGCCGCCGCGGTTGTAGACCACCACGCCAAACTTCACGCTCTTGCACACGGCCTGCACGTGGGCAATCAGGCCTTCCTGGCTGGCTTCGGTCAGGTAGTGGGGCAGCAGCAAGATGCCTTGGGCGCCCAGGCGCTCAGCTTCCTGTGCGTATTGAATGGCCAGGGTGGTACCACCGCCAGCGCCCGCGATGATGGGGGTGCGGTTCTTGCAGGTGGCCAGAGCCACCTTGATCACTTCGCTGTATTCACCGGGCTCCAGCGAGAAGAACTCACCTGTGCCGCCCGCAGCGAACAGGGCCGAAGCGCCGTAAGGCTGCAGCCATTCCAGGCGGTCAGCGTAGGGCTTGGGGGCAAAGCGCAGGTTGCTGTCGAAGTCGGTCAGTGGGAAGGACAACAGGCCAGCTTGCAATACGCTTTTGAGTTCTTGAGGGGACATGGTCGGGCTCCGTAGGCAATAAATGGGGATTTCCGAGAACCCTCATGAGTGGGGTATCTCAGAACATGAGAACTTCATGTTGTATGTCATCGTACAACGTAAATCAAGAAAAAGCCATCGGGTTACTACTGATGGGGTAGCGCGCCGATGGCTTGTTGTTCGCGAAGACCTCTTGGGTAGGCTCTCAGGCCGGATCAGCTGGCCTCGGCCTGGGCACGACGGCGGCGCTCGCGGCTGTTGGCCAGGTGGGTGCGCATCGCAGCGCGTGCGGCGTCGGGATCTTGCGCCACGATGGCGTCGAAAATGTTTTCGTGTTCGCCATTGACCCGGCGAAGGTACTGGCGGCGTTCGTCGCTCTGGTCGTCAGGGCTCTCCAGTCGTGCGCGCGGGATGATCATGCTGCCCAGTGTGCTCATCAACTCGGTGAAATGGCTGTTCTGGGTGGCGCGTGCAATCTCCAGGTGAAACTGGAAATCCGAGGCCACGGCGTCTCGTCCTTCGTCCACAGCCTGGGCCACGGCGTTCAGTGCCTGCCGCATGGTGTTCAGGTTGGCCTCGGTGCGCCTCAGGGCGGCCAGGGCGGCGGCCTCGGTCTCGACGCCAATGCGCAACTCCAGCACGGCAATCACATCGCGCAAGGTGCTGAATTGCTCAGGCGTGATCTTGAAGCCGGGGGTCTGCCCAACGCCCAGAACGAAGGTGCCGATGCCGTGGCGCGTTTCCACCAGACCCGAGGCTTGCAGCTTGGAAATGGCCTCCCGGACCACGGTGCGGCTGACGTCGAATTCGGCCATGATCGCGGCCTCTGTGGGCAGCTTGTCGCCCACGGCCAGCCGACCGTCACGAATGCGGTCGCCCAGCGAATCCACCAGCTCCAGGGCCAACGTGCGGGGCTTGCGGCGGAGTGTGGTGTCGGTGTTCATGTCTCGGTGTTATCCCTATGTTTCTTCGTGGAACTACGTAGTACATTGTGTTTCGTTGTACGACAACTGATGACGTTCAACTGTGATGAGTGTCACTGTACCAAGAACCAGCCGAATTGCCATGCCTAGTCACCCGACATCGATCCGATTCAACCGCATTCTGCTCACCGGCGCTGCAGGCGGCCTGGGGCGTGAATTGCGTACCCGCCTGAAGGCTTACTGCAACACGGTCCGTCTGTCGGACATTGCCGATCTGGGCGAGGCGCAAGCGGGCGAGGAACTTTGCCCTGCCAAGCTGGAAGATGCCACCGCGGTGCTGGAATTGCTCAAGGATGTGGACACCGTGGTGCACCTGGGCGGTGTATCCACCGAGCAGCCCTGGGAGCCCATCCTGCAGGCCAACATCATTGGTGCCTACAACCTGTACGAAGCGGCTCGCAAGCAGGGCGTCAAGCGCATCGTGTTTGCCAGTTCCAACCATGTCACCGGCTTCTACCGCCAGGATGAAGTGGTCGGCCTGCGCGACCCCAAGCGCCCCGACGGGCTCTATGGCCTGTCCAAGGCGTTTGGTGAAGATCTCTCACGTTTTTATTTCGACCGCTACGGTATTGAAACCGTCTGCCTGCGCATCGGCTCGTCTTTCCCTGAGCCGCGCAACCGCCGCATGCTGGCCACATGGATGAGCTACGACGACCTGGAGCGCCTGGTGGTGAGTAGCCTCACAGCCCCTGTGGTGGGTCACAGCATCATCTATGGCATGGGCGACAACACCACCACCTGGTGGGACAACACCCTGGCCCGTCATATCGGCTACCGCCCGCAAGACAGCTCGGAGCCCTTCCGCGCCAAGATCGAGGCGGCTGACCCCAATCCCGACATGACAGACCCCGCCGTGATCTTTCAGGGTGGTCCGTTTGTGCGCACAGGGCCTTTCGAATGACTCAGCCCGCCGTAGACATTCTGTTGCCAGGGCACCTGGATGCGGTGGGCGAAAGCCCTGTGTGGAGCGTGACCGAGCAGGCGCTGTACTGGGTGGACATTGAGGCGCCCGCATTGCGCCGCTGGTCGATGGCCGATGGCCAGCTCACCAGCTGGGCTGCGCCAGAGCGCATCGCCTGCGTGGCGTTGCACGCCGACGGTGGATTGATTGCAGGCATGGAGTCGGGTGTCTTTCACGTACGTCCCGGTGCTGCAGGTCTGCTTGACTGCAAGCTGCTGTCCATGGTGCATCACCCGGAAGCAGGCATGCGCTTCAACGACGGACGCTGCGACCGCCAGGGGCGCTTCTGGGCAGGCACCATGGTGCGCGATATGTCGCTGGCCCGACCCGCGGGCGGGCTGTATCGCACGGACGCTTCAGGCCTCTCTGCCCCGCTGGTGCAGGGGCTGGTCACGCAGAACGGTCTGGGCTTCAGCCCGGACGGGCGCACCATGTACCTCAGCGACAGCCACCCGTCGGTGCAGAAGATCTGGACCTTGCCCCTGCATGACGACGGCAGTCTGGGTGAGCGCAAGCTGCTGGTGGACATGAAAGACCTGCCCGGCCGACCTGATGGCGCAGCGGTGGATGCCGAGGGCTGCTACTGGATTTGTGCCAACGACGCGGGCATGGTGCACCGCTTCACCCCAGAAGGGCGTCTGGATCGCTCCATCCGGGTGCCTGGCAGCAAACCTTCCATGTGCAGCTTTGGCGGACCCGCTCTGGACACGCTGTTCATCACCTCCATTCGTCCGGCCCAACCCGCAGGAGATGACGTAGCCCACGGCGGCGCGGTGTTCGTCACCCGGCCTGGCGTGTGCGGCCTGCCTGAAACCCCTTTTTCATCGACCACATCGGGGCGTTGACCCCATCAACCAAGGAGACAACCCATGAAACTTCCACATCTTCTGGGCCGCATTGCTGTTGCCGTTGGTGTTGCGCTGGGCAGCCTGGCTGCACAGGCCACCGAATTCCGCTCTTCGGATATCCACCCCGATGACTACCCCACCGTGCTGGCCGTGCGCCACATGAGCGAAGTGCTCTCCAAAGCCACAGGTGGCAAACACTCCATCAAGGTCTTCTCGAAGGGTGCTCTGGGTATCGAGAAGGACACCATCGAGCAGACCAAGCTGGGTGCCATTGCCATGACCCGCGTGAACGTGGCACCGATGAACAACATCTGTCCCGCCACCATGGTGCCCACCATGCCTTTCCTGTTCCGCGACAAGGAACACATGCGCAAGGTGCTGGACGGTGCGATTGGTGACGAGATTCTGAAAGACTGCGAATCGCAGGGCTTCGTGGGTCTGGCGTTCTATGACAGCGGTGCACGCTCCATCTACACCGCCAAAAAGCCCATCAAGACCCTGGCCGATGCCAAGGGGCTGAAGGTGCGCGTGCAGCAAAGCGATCTGTGGGTGTCCCTGCTTGAAGCCATGGGTGCCAACGCAACGCCCATGCCGTTCGGCGAGGTGTATACGGCTCTGAAGACCGGTCTGGTGGATGCTGCCGAAAACAACTACCCCAGCTACGAAAGCTCGCGCCACTTTGAAGTCGCCAAGTACTTCAACAAGACCGAGCATTCCATGGCACCCGAAATCCTGCTGTTCTCCAAGCGCGTGTGGGACAAGCTGAGTGCGGATGAGCAAAAGGCCATCCGCGCTGCTGCCAAAGAGTCGGTGGTCTACATGCGCAAGCTGTGGGACGAGCGCGAAGAGAAGTCGCTGGCCATCGTCAAGGCCGGTGGTGCTGAAATCATTGAAGTGGACAAGACTCCCTTCAAGGCAGCCATGAAGCCTGTGTACGACAAGTTCCTGAAGGACCCCAAGCTGCAGGACATGGTCAAGCGCATCGAGGCAGTGAAGTAATCGCCCCTTAAGGCATGTCAACAGGTCGTGGGCGATGAACCCGCGGCCCCTCCTGAAGTCATCCGTATGTTCAATCTCTACACGCGGCTGTGCGCCTTCATCGCACGCTCCTGCCTCATGGTGGGCGTCGCTGGCATGGTGCTGCTGGTCTTTGCCGTGCTTTACCAGGTCATCGGCCGCTACATCTTCAATGACACCCCTACCTGGGCTGAAAGCGGCGCCGTGCTGCTGGTGCTCTACGTCACCATGCTGGGCATGGCAGTGGGCGTGCGTGACGCAGGCCACATTGGCCTGGAGTCCTTCCTGGTGCTGGCCCCCGAGTGGCTGCGCCTGAAAATGGAAATCCTGATCCATGTGCTGGTGCTCATCTTCGGCGTGGTGATGGCCTGGAACTGCGGTGTGCTGGCCGAGTCGGTCATGGATTACAAGATTCCCACCCTGGGTATTTCCGAAGCGTTCAAGTACGTACCGCCTGCCTTTGCGGGGGTGCTGGTGTCGCTGTTTTCACTCGAACACATCATTGCCCTGGTGCGTGGCACAGAAGTCGAGCCCGCCTGGTATTGAGCCTTTCACTCTCAGACACCCACCGAGATTTTCATCATGGCTTTGACCATTCTGTGCGTGAGCTTCACGCTGCTTCTGCTGCTGGGCGTGCCCGTGGCTTTTTCCATCGGCCTGTCATCGCTGGCCACCATTCTTTATGAAGGCTTGCCCCTGGCGGTAGGCTTTCAGCAAATGATTTCGGGGATGAATCCGTTTTCGTTCCTGGCCATCCCGTTCTTCATTTTTGCCGGCGAAATCATGATGTACGGCGGCATTGCCGACCGCATCGTGGACTTTGCCAAGAGCCTTGCAGGCCACGTACGTGGCGGTCTGGGCATGAGCAACGTGCTGGCTTGCACGCTGTTCGGCGGAGTCTCCGGTTCTCCGGTGGCAGACGTGTCGGCCATGGGGGCGGTGCTGATCCCGCAAATGAAGAAAGAGGGCTACCACGCCGACTATGCGGTGAACGTGACCACGCACGCCTCGCTGGTAGGTGCGCTCATGCCCACTTCGCACAACCTCATCATCTTTGCGCTGGCGGCGGGTGGCAAGGTGAGCATTGCGGCTCTGATCCTTGCCGGTATCGTGCCTGCATTGCTGTTGACCATCTGTAATCTGGCTGCTGCGTACTTCGTGGCCGTCAAGCGCGGCTACCCCGCGGGCGAGTTCCCCGGCTGGGCCATCGTGTGGATGTCGTTCAAGGCCTCCGTGCCCGGTCTGGCGGTGGTGGTGATCATCATCGTCGGCATCTTGTCTGGCGCCTTCACTGCCACGGAATCCGCGTCTGTGGCAGTGGTCTGGGCCCTGTTCCTCTCGGCACTGGTATACCGCCGCCTGACCCGTGAGCAGTTCCTCAAGGCAGCTTCCAAGGCCGTGAAGACCACGGGCACCGTGCTGCTGCTGATTGGCATTTCCTCCATGTTCGGCTACCTCATCGGCCTGTACGGCGTGGCGGAGATGACTGCAGAGGCGCTGCGCTCCATGAGCACCACCCCCTGGGTCATCTTCCTGAGCGTGAACGTCATCCTGTTCATTCTGGGCACGTTCCTGGACATGGCTGCCACCATCCTGATCTGCACACCGATCTTCCTGCCCATCTGCCAGCAGTTTGGCATGACCACCGAGCAGTTCGGCATCGTCATGCTGATCAATTGCGCACTGGGTCTGAACACGCCTCCGGTGGGTACCACCCAGTTCATTGGCTGCACCATCGGTGGCATCTCGGTTGGCGCTGTGATGAAGACCATCTGGCCCTTCTATGGCGCGCTCATCGTGGCGCTGGCACTGGTCACCTATGTGCCTTCGTTCTCGATGTGGCTGCCCAACCTGATCCTGAAGACGGGTTGAGCGCTGACTGATGGAGGTACGCCAGCGGGCCTTGCCCTCTGGCTTTGCGGGCGGGTGCCTTGGGTACCCGCCCGTTTTTCCTTCTGCTGCCCTGCGCAGCTTTGTGTGACCAACGCAGCTTCTTGGAACGGATTCTCAGAAGGCTGCATTTGAAGAAAGGCTATTGCATGGGTTCTTCCCGCTTCTCAGACCGCAAAATCGTTGTAGCCCTTGCGCTGCTGTGCTGCCTGCTCTGGGGCAGTTCTTATCCGGCCATCAAGACGGGCTACGAGTGGTTTGGCATCGCTGCCCATGATGTGCCCACCAAGCTGGTGTTTGCGGGCTGGCGCTTTCTGTGGGCGGGGCTGGCCCTGCTGGCCCTGGCACTGGCCACGCGTCGCCCCGTTTGGGGGCTGGGGGCCGGGGCTGTGCGGCAACTGGTGGTGCTGGGGCTGGCGCAGACCACGCTGCAGTACGTGTTTTTCTACATTGGCCTGGCCTACACCACGGGGGTGAAGGGCTCCATCATGAATGCCACAGGCACTTTTTTTAGCGTGCTGCTGGCGCACTGGATCTATCACAACGACCGTCTGAGCCACGCCAAGATCTGGGGCTGTGTCGTGGGCTTTGCCGGGGTGATGGTGGTCAACCTGGGGCGGGGCACGCTTGACATGGACTTCACCCTGCTGGGCGAGGGCTTTGTGGTGATCGCCGCCTTTGTGCTGGCCGCGGCCAGCATCTACGGCAAGCAGGTGTCGCAGCGCATGGATTCGATGGTCATGACCGGCTGGCAGCTGGCCCTGGGCGGCGCGGCGCTGCTGGCCATTGGCTGGGGGTTGGGGGGCTCGCTCACCGGCTTCACCTGGCAATCCACCCTGCTGCTGGTGTACCTGGCGCTGTTGTCGTCAGCCGCGTTTTCGCTGTGGAGCCTGCTGCTCAAGCACAACCGGGTCAGCCAGATCACCGTGTTCAACTTCTCGGTGCCGGTGTTTGGCGCGGTGCTTTCAGCCATCTTTTTGGGCGAGGCGCTGCTGGAGTGGAAGAACCTGCTCGCCCTGGTGCTGGTGTGCTTAGGCATTTGGCTGGTCACGCGCGACGCCCCAGTCCCCAAGGCTGCAGCCTCCACCGCGCCAGCCAAATAAACTCGGGCACATGGCTTACACACTTTCACGCGACGCGTTTCAACAAGAGCTGCACGGCCAGCGCACCGACCTGTACACCCTGCGCGGTGCGGGCGGCCTGCAGGTGGCCGTCAGCAACTACGGCGCGCGCCTGGTGCAGCTGGCCGTACCCGACGGGCAAGGCGGCCTGGTGGATGTCACCCTCGGCTATCCCAGCCTGCAGGGCTATCTGGACGGGCAGCTTTCCATGGGGGCCTTCATTGGCCGCTGGGCGGGGCGCCTGCGCACCGGGCAATTGCGCATGCCCGGCGGTTGCACGCTGCAGTTGCCCACCAACAGCGGGCCGCACCACCACCACGGCGGGCCGCTGGGCTGCCGCTTTCAGGTGTTTGCCGTGCAGGCCGTGCAGCCCGATGCCATCACACTGACCCACACCTTCCGCACCGAAGATGACGGGGTGCCCGGCACCGTGCGGCTCACGCTGCACCTGCACGCAGCGCCAGACAATGCCTTGCACATGGCCTGGTCTGCCGAGGTGGCCGATGCTCCCTCCGTGTTCAACCCCACGGGCCACGCATTCTTCAACTTGGCTGGGGTGGGCAGCACCCATGGCCACACGCTGCAGGTGCCAGCAAGCCGCTACGTGCCGCTGGCTGCCGATGTGTGCCCGCTGGGCACGCTGGAATCTGTGGCCGATACGCCCTTTGATTTTCGCCAACCCCGCAGCGTGGGCGACGCCGCAGCCCAGCCGCATGAGCAACTGGCGCGTGCAGGCGGTCTGGACCACTACCTGGTGCTGGACGATGCGCCGCAGTCCTCACAAGCCTGGGGTGCGGCTCCGGCCTCACCCGTCACGCCTGCGGGCCTGCGCCCCGTGGCGCAGCTGGCCGACCCTGCCAGTGGCCGCAGCATGCAGGTGTGGAGCACAGCCCCCGGTGTGCAGGTGTATGCAGGGCATGGCCTCAAGGCCGACCCGGTACGCGACTTGGGGCGCGCCAGCCAGGGGCAGGGCGACTGGTTGTGGCAGCCTGGCGACGGCATTTGCCTGGAGCCCATGGAATACCCAGACGCCCCCAACCACCCCGCGTTTCCCGTGCGCTGGTGGCTGCCGGGCGAAGTGGTGCGCGGGGCCATCGTGTACCGGTTTGGTGTCTGAGAACCTGTTCAAAATCTCTTGAGTAGCAGAGTCAATAACGCCAAGTGGATCAACTGCAAGCTGGTGTTCAGCAGCCTCTCGCAGTTCTTCCACAATCACCTGTTCTTATCCAGCTAGGCAAAGCTGCGCTCGACCACCCAACTCTGGGGCATCGTCTTGAACGTGTGAAGCTCGCAGCGTTTGGCAATCTGTACGCTCACATGTGCACTCAGAATGTCTTTAATGCCTTGGGCGAACGGCTTGCCCACATAACTGCTGTCACAAAGCAGTCCTTTCACACGGCTCAAGCTACCTTCGCAGCGCTTGAGGGCCTGCAACACTCCTTTGCGGTCCGTCACCTCGGCGGTGGTAACCGCGATAGCATGTGGCGGCCCCTGCGTGTCCACTGCAATGTGACGCTTGATGCCCGAGACCTTCTTGCCTGCGTCATAGTCCTTCAAGGCCGCTGTGTCAGTGTTCTTCACGCTCTGCGCGTCCACAATCAAGAACTCGCTTGAGACGTTGCGCACCAGTCTCTCTCGGGTCGCGCCAACCTTATTTTTTAAGGCCTGCTCCAGCAGGCTGCTGCCCTCACGCGGCTCACTCCAGATCGCAAAGTGCGCATGCACCGTACGCCACTTGGGAAAGTCACTTGGCAGCGCCCTCTACTGGTAACCGGTGCGCAGCAAATACAGCACCGCACAAAACACCTCGTACAGATCAACACTGCGCGGGTGGGTTGCTTTGCGAGCACTCTGCAGCAAAGGGCGGATGAGTTCGAACTGCTCTGGGCTGATGTCGCTGGGGTACTTGGCTCTCATGGGCGCAGCAGCATAGCTGCAGTCACACCTCAGGCAAAGAATTTGACAGGCTCTTAAATAGGGTACGTCGCGTGACTCAAGCACTCACATGGGCTGCCACCCACACCCGCCAATTGAGGCTGCATTGATGCAGTGGCAAATAGTACTTCATGTGCACGATACGCAC from Acidovorax sp. DW039 harbors:
- a CDS encoding NAD(P)-dependent oxidoreductase; the protein is MPSHPTSIRFNRILLTGAAGGLGRELRTRLKAYCNTVRLSDIADLGEAQAGEELCPAKLEDATAVLELLKDVDTVVHLGGVSTEQPWEPILQANIIGAYNLYEAARKQGVKRIVFASSNHVTGFYRQDEVVGLRDPKRPDGLYGLSKAFGEDLSRFYFDRYGIETVCLRIGSSFPEPRNRRMLATWMSYDDLERLVVSSLTAPVVGHSIIYGMGDNTTTWWDNTLARHIGYRPQDSSEPFRAKIEAADPNPDMTDPAVIFQGGPFVRTGPFE
- a CDS encoding FadR/GntR family transcriptional regulator; protein product: MNTDTTLRRKPRTLALELVDSLGDRIRDGRLAVGDKLPTEAAIMAEFDVSRTVVREAISKLQASGLVETRHGIGTFVLGVGQTPGFKITPEQFSTLRDVIAVLELRIGVETEAAALAALRRTEANLNTMRQALNAVAQAVDEGRDAVASDFQFHLEIARATQNSHFTELMSTLGSMIIPRARLESPDDQSDERRQYLRRVNGEHENIFDAIVAQDPDAARAAMRTHLANSRERRRRAQAEAS
- a CDS encoding 2-hydroxyacid dehydrogenase codes for the protein MQPLQRVLQAGKLVPALDQALHARYSVHRLADEADAQAFLATHGAQFDAVVTSAAIGLPAHYLESLPSVRVISSFGVGLDKIPVKEAQARGIAVGYTPDVLNDCVADTAFALMLDVARRTTEADRFVRAGQWARLGGNSFGLGRKVSGARMGVVGLGRIGQTIARRSLGFDMEVRYHSRRPVAGVPWHYEASLVDLAAWCDFLVVVTSGGPATRHLINEDVLNALGSTGFLINVARGTVVDEAALIRALQDGRIAGAGLDVFENEPHVPDALMGMDNVVLLPHIASATHETRQAMGQRVMDNLEAFERTGQLVSAAY
- the kdgD gene encoding 5-dehydro-4-deoxyglucarate dehydratase gives rise to the protein MSPQELKSVLQAGLLSFPLTDFDSNLRFAPKPYADRLEWLQPYGASALFAAGGTGEFFSLEPGEYSEVIKVALATCKNRTPIIAGAGGGTTLAIQYAQEAERLGAQGILLLPHYLTEASQEGLIAHVQAVCKSVKFGVVVYNRGGCRLTPASLQVLADTCPNLIGFKDGIGDIEKFVSIRQTLGDRFAYLGGLPTAELFAGAYKAMGCPVYSSAVFNFIPKTAMEFYNAHAAGDTATCDRLIRDFFLPYIALRNQGEGYAVSIVKAGATIAGHSAGPVRPPLSDLKPAEVEQLRALMAPLGPQ
- a CDS encoding SMP-30/gluconolactonase/LRE family protein, translated to MTQPAVDILLPGHLDAVGESPVWSVTEQALYWVDIEAPALRRWSMADGQLTSWAAPERIACVALHADGGLIAGMESGVFHVRPGAAGLLDCKLLSMVHHPEAGMRFNDGRCDRQGRFWAGTMVRDMSLARPAGGLYRTDASGLSAPLVQGLVTQNGLGFSPDGRTMYLSDSHPSVQKIWTLPLHDDGSLGERKLLVDMKDLPGRPDGAAVDAEGCYWICANDAGMVHRFTPEGRLDRSIRVPGSKPSMCSFGGPALDTLFITSIRPAQPAGDDVAHGGAVFVTRPGVCGLPETPFSSTTSGR
- a CDS encoding TRAP transporter substrate-binding protein, with amino-acid sequence MKLPHLLGRIAVAVGVALGSLAAQATEFRSSDIHPDDYPTVLAVRHMSEVLSKATGGKHSIKVFSKGALGIEKDTIEQTKLGAIAMTRVNVAPMNNICPATMVPTMPFLFRDKEHMRKVLDGAIGDEILKDCESQGFVGLAFYDSGARSIYTAKKPIKTLADAKGLKVRVQQSDLWVSLLEAMGANATPMPFGEVYTALKTGLVDAAENNYPSYESSRHFEVAKYFNKTEHSMAPEILLFSKRVWDKLSADEQKAIRAAAKESVVYMRKLWDEREEKSLAIVKAGGAEIIEVDKTPFKAAMKPVYDKFLKDPKLQDMVKRIEAVK
- a CDS encoding nuclear transport factor 2 family protein; the protein is MNPIASASHWTYRCAQGVTLAAALIAAPLVAHAQATPDEQAVASVVEKLRAAMVDPDQAVLKDLTSPLLSYGHSGGKIDTQASFIAALMDGSSDFVSITLSDQTISVSGNVAVVRHTLSGATNDGGKPGNVTIKVLTVWQKDGSQWRLLARQAVRPA
- a CDS encoding aldehyde dehydrogenase family protein; translation: MTMKQNLIGGQWTEGVRTYQNTNPSDTRDVIGDYAVASREQALQAVAAAHAAFPAWSLSTPQQRFDILDAVGNEIIARKAELGDLLAREEGKTLPEAIGEVGRAAAIFKFFAGEALRPGGEVLPSVRPGVGVEITREPLGVIGLITPWNFPIAIPAWKIAPALAYGNTVVFKPAEVVPGSAWALADILHRAGLPAGVFNLVMGRGSEVGAVLLEDERIAGVSFTGSVGTGQRVAAACVGRGAKVQLEMGGKNPFVVLDDADLNVAVGAAINSGFFSTGQRCTASSRVIVTEGIHDRFVAAMIEKMKTLKVDDARKAGTDIGPVVDDRQLAQDLEYIAIGQKEGAKLHGGEALATNADGAPGYYLRPALFTETTPEMRINREEIFGPVVSIQRVKGYDEALALANDTPFGLASGIATTSLKYATHFKRHAQAGMVMVNLPTAGVDYHVPFGGRKGSSYGPREQGRYAAEFYTTVKTAYTQA